The following coding sequences lie in one Myxococcales bacterium genomic window:
- the pnp gene encoding polyribonucleotide nucleotidyltransferase produces MEEGLLDLRLEIGSRGYKVIIKETVKIGDQVITLETGRIAKQAHGAVVVSCGETVVLVTACGTQEPRPGIDFLPLSVDYVEKTYAAGKIPGGFFKREGRLRDAEVLTSRLIDRPCRPLFPEGYRNDVQIIATVLSADKKVPSDMLALLGASAALHISNIPWSGPIGGVRVGRVNGTFVANPTYGQMADSDLDLIVAASKDAIVMVEGECHEVSESDLLEALFFAHAAVQPFIQLVEKIRQAVGKEKWTFEPAAPPQELVHGIDSYAAQKVKATCDVSEKHERYSAFKQIKKETLAALETEIGDNVAFAKEAYEDLCYRTMRAQILEEGRRVDGRDTTTVRPISIEVGLLPRTHGSALFTRGETQAIVTATLGTAQDEQRVEGLVEEGTKRFLLHYNFPPFSVGEVKMLRGAGRREIGHGNLAERALTHMLPTKEEFPYTIRIVSEITESNGSSSMATVCGGALAMLDAGIPLHKPVAGVAMGLIKTGDKYAILTDILGDEDHLGDMDFKVCGTTEGVTAIQMDIKISGLTREILKAALEQAREARLHVLSKMTEILSAPRAQLSQYAPRISTIKVKPDQVRLVIGPGGKTIKGIIEQTGVSINVEDDGTVNVASSDPEASQKAIEIIRGLTVEPEVGQVYKGVVRRVEAYGAFVELTPSHDGMVHISDMDWSRIEKVEDVMNLGDEVEVKVTNVDRDGRIRLSRKDLFPKPEGYVEPPERPRSGGGGGGRPSGGGRGPRRDGGGGRNGERGNDRFRR; encoded by the coding sequence ATGGAAGAAGGGCTGCTCGATCTGCGACTCGAGATCGGAAGCAGGGGATATAAAGTGATTATTAAAGAAACAGTCAAAATTGGCGATCAGGTCATTACGCTAGAGACCGGTCGCATTGCAAAACAAGCGCACGGTGCCGTGGTGGTCAGCTGTGGTGAAACTGTGGTTCTGGTGACGGCGTGCGGCACCCAGGAACCCCGGCCAGGCATCGATTTCCTTCCGCTGAGTGTCGACTATGTAGAGAAGACATATGCAGCCGGAAAGATACCCGGTGGGTTTTTCAAGCGCGAAGGACGCCTGAGAGATGCGGAAGTACTCACGTCGCGCTTGATCGATCGTCCGTGCCGGCCGCTATTTCCGGAAGGTTACCGTAACGATGTTCAGATCATCGCCACGGTCTTATCCGCAGATAAGAAAGTGCCTTCCGATATGCTCGCCCTCTTGGGTGCGTCGGCAGCATTGCATATAAGCAACATACCTTGGAGTGGCCCCATAGGTGGCGTGCGGGTGGGCCGCGTGAATGGTACATTCGTTGCCAATCCAACTTACGGCCAAATGGCCGATAGTGATCTCGACCTCATTGTTGCCGCATCCAAAGATGCCATTGTGATGGTGGAGGGCGAGTGCCACGAAGTTAGCGAGTCGGATCTACTCGAAGCTCTATTCTTTGCCCATGCGGCCGTTCAGCCGTTCATTCAGCTTGTCGAAAAAATACGCCAGGCCGTCGGCAAAGAGAAATGGACGTTTGAGCCCGCAGCGCCTCCCCAAGAGCTTGTGCACGGCATCGACAGCTATGCGGCGCAGAAGGTCAAGGCCACTTGCGATGTCTCCGAGAAACACGAGCGATACAGTGCGTTTAAGCAAATTAAGAAAGAAACGCTCGCAGCGCTGGAAACCGAGATTGGTGACAATGTTGCGTTTGCCAAAGAAGCCTATGAGGATCTTTGCTATCGAACCATGCGAGCCCAGATCCTCGAAGAGGGGCGGCGCGTCGATGGCCGTGATACGACGACCGTGCGCCCGATATCCATCGAGGTGGGTCTGTTGCCGCGCACTCACGGCTCCGCGCTGTTTACCAGAGGTGAAACGCAGGCGATTGTCACAGCGACGTTGGGCACAGCGCAGGATGAGCAACGCGTGGAAGGGCTGGTAGAAGAGGGCACGAAGCGTTTCTTGCTCCATTACAACTTCCCTCCGTTTTCGGTGGGCGAGGTTAAGATGCTGCGCGGCGCTGGCCGGCGAGAGATTGGACACGGCAATCTGGCGGAGCGCGCGTTGACACACATGCTCCCCACCAAAGAAGAGTTCCCTTACACAATACGCATCGTATCCGAGATCACCGAATCGAATGGGTCTTCATCCATGGCTACCGTATGCGGCGGCGCATTGGCTATGTTGGATGCGGGAATCCCCTTGCACAAACCCGTGGCGGGCGTGGCCATGGGCTTGATTAAGACTGGAGACAAGTACGCGATCCTCACGGATATTTTAGGGGACGAAGATCATTTGGGTGATATGGATTTCAAAGTGTGTGGAACGACAGAAGGCGTGACCGCCATCCAGATGGATATCAAGATTTCCGGCCTCACCCGCGAGATACTTAAGGCCGCGCTTGAGCAGGCACGAGAAGCAAGACTGCATGTGCTCTCAAAGATGACCGAAATTCTTAGTGCCCCGCGAGCGCAGCTGTCCCAGTATGCGCCTCGGATTTCCACGATTAAAGTGAAACCAGATCAGGTAAGATTGGTGATCGGGCCGGGTGGTAAGACCATCAAGGGAATTATCGAGCAAACGGGAGTGTCCATTAATGTGGAAGATGATGGAACGGTCAATGTCGCGTCGAGCGATCCTGAAGCCTCACAAAAAGCCATTGAGATCATCCGCGGACTGACCGTGGAGCCGGAGGTGGGGCAAGTCTATAAGGGCGTAGTCCGGCGGGTCGAAGCGTACGGAGCTTTTGTGGAATTGACTCCCAGCCACGACGGCATGGTCCATATCTCCGACATGGACTGGTCACGTATTGAAAAGGTAGAGGACGTTATGAACCTTGGCGACGAGGTCGAGGTGAAAGTCACAAACGTTGATCGAGATGGTCGCATCCGCCTTTCCCGTAAGGATTTATTCCCAAAACCTGAAGGATATGTCGAGCCACCGGAGCGCCCTAGAAGCGGCGGTGGGGGTGGCGGGCGCCCCAGTGGCGGAGGCCGTGGTCCGCGTCGCGATGGGGGTGGCGGTAGAAATGGTGAGCGAGGGAACGACCGTTTTCGTCGCTAA
- the rpsO gene encoding 30S ribosomal protein S15 — MLQSEDKQQIVTKFRTHAQDTGSPEVQIALMTERITYLTEHFKTHQKDHHSRRGLLMLVSRRRGMLDYLRRKDIERYRKVIQELGIRK; from the coding sequence GTGCTTCAAAGCGAAGACAAGCAACAGATTGTCACAAAGTTTCGTACCCACGCCCAAGATACTGGCTCCCCCGAGGTGCAAATCGCCCTCATGACGGAGCGTATCACCTATTTGACCGAACACTTCAAGACGCACCAAAAAGACCACCATTCCCGAAGGGGACTTCTCATGTTGGTGAGTCGTCGCCGCGGTATGTTGGACTATTTGCGTCGCAAAGACATTGAACGGTATCGAAAGGTGATTCAAGAGCTTGGGATTCGGAAATAG
- the dut gene encoding dUTP diphosphatase, whose translation MLRVCVLRPDVVDAPNYASEGAAGLDLQAAIPEPRCLARGEVLRIPTGVAVELPARHEGQVRPRSGLAARHGVTLLNAPGTIDADYRGEICVLLINLGQEDYVVNPGDRIAQLVVAPVIHARIEVVSVLSALSSTKRGEDGFGSTGR comes from the coding sequence ATATTGCGGGTGTGTGTGTTGAGGCCTGATGTTGTTGACGCACCAAACTATGCAAGCGAGGGAGCCGCAGGATTGGATCTCCAGGCAGCGATTCCGGAACCAAGGTGCCTGGCGCGAGGCGAGGTTTTGCGCATTCCTACAGGAGTTGCCGTTGAACTTCCTGCACGTCACGAAGGACAAGTGAGACCCCGTTCTGGGCTTGCAGCCCGGCACGGCGTGACGCTGCTCAACGCGCCCGGAACCATTGACGCGGACTATCGAGGCGAGATCTGCGTGTTGCTCATCAATCTGGGCCAAGAAGATTATGTTGTTAATCCGGGGGATCGCATTGCGCAGCTTGTGGTCGCGCCCGTCATTCACGCACGAATAGAAGTGGTTTCCGTCCTGTCTGCATTAAGCAGTACCAAACGCGGCGAAGATGGTTTTGGAAGCACCGGGCGATAA
- a CDS encoding aspartate aminotransferase family protein, whose product MPSAHETRRTIPGQRSLALVERLSLSECPSLTSRRKRRTEQSGSSHDPIVWHHASGTCVTDVDGQTFTDLTASFGTAALGHCHPAIRAALDEQLGLLWQGLGDLHPSLPKVLLLERLADMAPWPQARVILGLSGSDSIEAALKTALLATGKPGILAFQGGYHGLSYGVLSACGYKSAFRQPFLEQINREVHFAPYPHARSSIKETLEALEERWNPNIGAVIVEPIQARGGVNVPPSDFLPSLHQWCQLHDVVLIADEVYTGIGRCGALWLSAEQSVHVDLICVGKALGGGIPISACLGRLDLMQAWGASHNEALHTSTFAGYPLGCRAALATLDIIEKESLIERSREVGRIAIDALRERLGDHKRISDIRGRGLLIGIELTEAQAALTVQQTLLAAGFITLVAGVDTRVIQISPPLNIETALMTENFGNALERALETP is encoded by the coding sequence ATGCCGAGCGCTCACGAAACTCGCCGCACCATCCCCGGACAGCGCTCCTTGGCGCTTGTTGAGCGACTGTCCCTAAGCGAATGCCCTTCTTTGACGTCCCGTCGCAAACGCCGCACGGAGCAATCGGGCAGCAGCCATGATCCCATCGTCTGGCACCACGCAAGTGGGACATGCGTCACGGATGTGGATGGGCAAACCTTCACAGATCTCACCGCGAGTTTCGGAACGGCGGCTCTCGGGCATTGTCACCCTGCCATCAGAGCCGCGCTTGATGAGCAGCTCGGACTGTTGTGGCAAGGGTTGGGAGATCTGCACCCTTCCTTGCCCAAAGTGTTATTGCTGGAACGTTTGGCGGATATGGCGCCCTGGCCGCAGGCGCGGGTGATCCTCGGCCTAAGCGGCAGCGATAGTATCGAAGCGGCCCTGAAGACGGCGCTCTTGGCCACCGGCAAACCGGGAATCCTCGCGTTTCAAGGAGGCTATCATGGGTTGTCTTATGGTGTCCTTTCCGCCTGTGGATATAAGTCCGCCTTTCGCCAGCCATTTCTTGAACAGATCAACCGTGAAGTGCATTTCGCCCCCTACCCGCACGCCCGGAGCAGTATCAAAGAGACGCTTGAGGCGCTCGAAGAGCGCTGGAACCCAAACATCGGCGCCGTGATTGTGGAGCCCATCCAGGCGCGAGGCGGCGTCAATGTTCCTCCGTCAGACTTTCTTCCGAGCCTACATCAATGGTGCCAACTGCATGACGTCGTTTTGATTGCTGACGAGGTTTATACGGGCATCGGACGGTGCGGGGCGCTGTGGCTTAGTGCGGAGCAAAGCGTGCACGTGGATCTCATTTGCGTGGGAAAGGCACTGGGCGGCGGCATACCCATCAGCGCGTGTCTGGGGCGGCTCGATCTCATGCAGGCATGGGGCGCATCCCACAATGAGGCGCTGCATACCAGCACATTTGCGGGATATCCCTTGGGATGCCGGGCGGCCCTGGCGACCTTAGATATCATCGAAAAAGAATCCCTTATCGAACGTTCTCGCGAGGTGGGCAGAATCGCAATTGATGCCCTTCGAGAGCGATTAGGTGACCACAAACGCATCTCCGATATTCGAGGCAGAGGACTTCTGATCGGCATCGAGCTAACTGAAGCGCAGGCGGCCCTCACCGTTCAGCAAACCCTCCTAGCTGCGGGCTTTATTACCCTAGTCGCTGGCGTCGATACCCGCGTCATTCAAATCTCGCCGCCACTCAATATTGAGACCGCCCTCATGACAGAGAACTTTGGAAACGCGCTTGAGCGCGCCCTTGAGACGCCATGA